In Parasegetibacter sp. NRK P23, the genomic stretch TGCAAAACACATCGTATGGAAATCGCAGGCTATCTGGCTTCATTGGTAATAGGCGTTTCGCTGGGACTGATTGGTGGCGGAGGTTCCATTCTTACCGTTCCGGTGCTGGTCTATCTTTTTAATGTAGAGCCGGTAGTGGCAACGGCTTATTCTTTGTTCATCGTGGGTGCTACCAGTCTGGTGGGCAGTTTTCCGAAATATAAATTGGGAGAGGTTAACCTGAAAACGGCGCTGATTTTTGGCATTCCTTCTATTGCTGCGGTATATGCTACACGCGCTTTCATTGTTCCATCTATTCCGGCTGAGTTATTTTCCATTGGCTCATTGGCGGTTACCAAATCGCTGATGATGATGCTATTGTTTGCGGCATTGATGGTATTCGCTTCCGTTTCCATGATCCGCAACAAAGCGAGCAACGATCCCGTTGCAACGCAACCTCAGCAATTCAATTACCCGCTGATACTTTTGGAAGGCGCCGTGGTGGGCACACTTACAGGGCTCGTTGGCGCTGGCGGCGGGTTTCTGATTATTCCCGCATTGGTGCTGCT encodes the following:
- a CDS encoding sulfite exporter TauE/SafE family protein, whose protein sequence is MEIAGYLASLVIGVSLGLIGGGGSILTVPVLVYLFNVEPVVATAYSLFIVGATSLVGSFPKYKLGEVNLKTALIFGIPSIAAVYATRAFIVPSIPAELFSIGSLAVTKSLMMMLLFAALMVFASVSMIRNKASNDPVATQPQQFNYPLILLEGAVVGTLTGLVGAGGGFLIIPALVLLSKLPMKQAIGTSLLIIAAKSLIGFTGDLGKGSMNWSLLATVTVLAVLGIFLGNRLSKKIEAGKLKKGFGWFVLVMGIYIIVKELFFATTVSGH